The Toxorhynchites rutilus septentrionalis strain SRP chromosome 1, ASM2978413v1, whole genome shotgun sequence genome contains the following window.
tggcgtgtgagGGCCATCATCCACTATACCAATGTAGTACTTTTCAACGGATGTCAGTCGCAGAAAGAGATACGTTACTCCGTAAGCGTTCTCTTTGCCGAAGTTGCTTCAGACATGGCCACCAAGCAAAGGAATGCCAATCCAAATATTCATGTCGACATTGCAAAGGGCGTCATCACTCATTGGTATGCTTCAAAACACAAAGAGAAGGAAACCCAAAATCAATATCAACGTCAACACCATGCGCTTCCACTTCCGGCGGTAATGAACCATCCACCTCGCAAATGGCTAACGTGGCAGCCACGGATTCATCCATTTCGAATACTGTCCAAAGATGTGCGTCGCAGGTTCTACTAGCAACAGCAATCGTTATCGTTGAAGATGATGAAGGTGTACGATTCCCAGCTCGAGCGCTTCTCGACTCCGGATCAGAAAATAACTTCATTACTGAGAAATTAAGTCAGCGGCTTAGGGTACACCGAGACAGGGTAGACATTTCGGTGTTAGGAATTGGATCCCTAGCTTCAAATGCGAAGCAAAGAATAAGGGCGAAAATAAGGTCGCGTTTATCAGATTTTTCACGCGGAATGAGCTTTTTGGTGCTCCCCAAGGTCACTGTTAACATTCCAACTGCTACAGTGGACACTACTGGATGGAAAATACCACAAGGAATCGAATTGGCCGATCCTTCCTTCCTCATATCCCAACCTGTTGATATCATACTCGGTATCGAATTCTTCTTCGACTTCTTCCAGGGGGGAAGGAAGATTGCATTGGGTGATCACTTACCTGCTTTGAATGATTCAGTTTTCGGATGGGTGGTGTGTGGCGGTGCAACAGCTATTGGCCAGCCACTACACATAAATTGCAATGCATCGACTTCAAATAATTTAGAATCGCTTATGAAACAATTTTGGTCCTGTGAGGAAGTTGGTTCGACGTCAAACTATTCGCCAGAAGAGGCACGATGCGAGGAAATATTCACTGATACGGTTCAGCGTGACACCAACGGTCGTTATACCGTATGTTTACCCAAGCACGAAGGCATTGTGGATCAATTGGGAGACTCAATGGAAATAGCGCTTCGCCGTCTTCAGGCAACGGAACGACGATTGGCACGAGATGTTGAATTGAAAGATCAATACACTTCTTTTCTAACGGAATATTGTCGTCTAGGTCACATGGAGAAGGTAACTGATAACGGAGAAATCAAACGTTGCTATCTACCGCATCATCCGGTGGTCAAGGAGTCGAGTAGCACCACTAAAGTACGCGTGGTCTTCGATGCTTCTTGCAAAACTTCCACGAATATTTCTCTCAATGATGCACTGATGACAGGGCCCACCATTCAAGAGGAACTCCGATCGATTGTATTACGCTGTCGTACAAAACAAATAATGGTTGTAGCGGACGTCGAGAAAATGTTTCGACAAATAAATATGCATCCCAAGGACCGACCATTGCAATCGATCCTATGGCGAGCATCACCGGCAGAAGACGTTGCAACATATGAGCTAAACACGGTCACTTATGGAACGAGACCGGCACCATTCCTAGCCACTCGTACGCTAAAGCAATTGGCAATGCATGAACAGGATCATTTTCCAGAAGCTGCCAAGGTAATCATTGAAGACGCCTACATGGATGACATCATCACAGGAGGCAATAATCCAACAGAAGTATGCAACCTGAGAATGCAACTAGAAAGCCTAATGAAAAGCGGTGGATTTTCTCTCAGGAAATGGGCGAGCAATTGCCCAGAAATATTAAGAGGAATTGCTGAAGAGAACCTGGCGATACAAAATTGTATTAATTTGGATACAAAACCATCAGTTAAAGCATTAGGACTTACCTGGTTACCTGATGAGGatgttttccatttcgattaTAAATTTTCCACGACCGACAACGAAATACTTACCAAACGTCGGATTCTTTCAATAATAGCCACTTTGTTTGATCCTCTCGGAATAATAGGAGCCACAATCACAACCGCGAAAATTTTGATGCAATCCCTTTGGATATTGCGTGACGAGAACGAGAAGTTATTGGAATGGGATCAACCGGTACCCAAAACGGTGGGCGAGCAATGGCGAAACTTTTATGAACAACTTCCACTCCTGAGAGagataaaaatgaaacgatGTATAATAATTCCCGGCGCGGTATCAGTGGAGGTCCATTGTTTTTCGGATGCATCAGAGAAAGCGTATGGCGGTTGCATTTATGTAAAAAGTCAAAACCTAGAAGAAAATACGCAAGTTCACCTCCTAACGTCGAAATCTAAGGTTGCACCTTTGAAAACGCAAACAATTCCGAGGCTCGAGCTGTGCGGGGCACTGCTCATAGCACAACTTTACGAGAAGGTGCAAAAGGCTATCAGAGTAGAAGCGCGATCCACATTCTGGACAGATTCTACGTGCGCCTTAAACTGGATCCTATCCGCTCCGAATAACTGGACCACTTTCGTCGCAAACAGGGTGGCGAAGGTCCAAGGCATAACAGATGGTTGTTTCTGGCGTTATGTTCCTGGTACACATAATCCTGCCGATCTCATATCCAGAGGCATCTCTCCGAGCGATATTGTATCTAATAAATTTTGGTGGCATGGTCCCAGTTGGCTCGCAGAAGGTCCTGAGAAGTGGCCAGAATCCACGACTAACATAAACCGGAAGGATGGCTCCACAGAACGTCGGCGTACAGCTGCTGTTGTTGCAGCTTCCACAAAAGAAGATTTCATCGGCTGGTATCTGTCGAAATTTTCCTCCTACACAACGTTGATTCGTCATACTGCAATATGGAAAAGATTAATGAAAATTCTACAAAACTCACCGAAAAAGGAAACTTATCCATTCATCACTACGACTGAACTTCGAGATGCAGAAAACCAACTGATACTCCTGGTCCAACGCGAGACTTTGGtgtctattctgtatttcaatcgattcgaaatatttcgaacgacttggtaAATTCCATTCCCTGTTTCGTTCGAGGTGTTTTCAAATTCGAATACCTTTCGTTCGGactgttttgttttcgaacatctttcattcgaatcaaaccaAACGTCAAACCCACTTTGTTTATGAAGGAGTGAATAATTTCCGCAGCGGATGAGCGGTGAACTGCAAAAATGTAAGctaatttttaatcatttttttctttaaattaattttaacgttcaacagggaaaaaaacaaaaacaaaacaaccactAAAAATCAGTTCGAGCGGATTGTGCTGCTTCTGGAGCAAGAGCCGGACATAGCAAAGGGTTTCTCCCGAGGAAATTCCGGACCCTTCTGGGATGATCTGGCGGCAGAAGTCAATAGTTTGGGACCGCCTATTCGCGATGGAAGTGGATGGAAAAAGGTATATACTAAAACGAATCCGAAACATATGTTTATAGTCTTATTTTTGCCCTGGTTTTCTGTGTAGGTTTGGGCGGACTATAAGTCCGGATTAAAGCGAAAACTCGCTCACAACAAACGGGAGCAGAGGGCGACAGGTGGAGGacccaataaaattatcaatttgtcCGAGCTGGAGGAGCAGGCAGTTCTACTAACTGGGTTACTTGCGACCGTGGAAGGAATCCCGGGTACCTCATCTCATGGAACACAGTTGGGTTCGCCTTCGGGTGAACCTCAAGCTGCAGACCaggaaaattttatatattatggTACTTCCGACGAGTGTGACGGTATCAATAATACCATTCACTTCCAGCCCTCTCAGCCGAAAAAATCCAGACCTTCTACCACGAGGCTATTAGAGCTGCAAGTCgagcaacaaaacaaatttcacaCCAATGTGAAATCCCtgttaaaaaacacaaacaagaaTTTGAGTGATCTGGTTCATTATCAGCGCCAATCAGCTCGAGCGATTCTTTCCGTGGATGCCACACTCAAAGAACATCTGAGTGAACAAAAACGACATAACCACGAGATGGAGAAGATCGCACTGGAGAAATCAATAGCGACAAATCCTTGAAACGCAGATTGCGTATATTTCAGAACATTAgaataatgtttcaaaatatcagtgatctgattttttatctttatattgtaactcaagtataaaaaaatgaaaaaagttctaatcgtatttttatatctttccatggaagaaaaatcttacttaattttttctttgaagtttgtttggaatagcatcaaaattatataaacttttttaaaattcacgaaTTTCGCCTATAGTTTATGGAACTTccttaaccccttcacgtacaaCATTGAACTTCACTCGTTGTTTCTCGATGTGAAATAATTACATAGCTTCAGGCATATGATGAGGATACCGACAACTGAAGATTATCAAATTtccgttatttaaaaaaaaaattgaatgagctaaaaatataaaatataatttgaatattataattaaaataaaaacgaacgagTTAGTACGTAGTAATAACtccttcgtttttattttaaacacaaCATGTATTTGCTCATCATAGGGCACCCATGTTAGATACccacactcagcagagtagcgGAACGACTCGAAGTGCTCGTTTTGGGCCgtgctgttggaaattaaatcgtacagcaaggggttaaaacaacgcaaaaagtattaacaatggttatttgaatacttggcCTGCTTACGAGAAATCGATAATGACATGTTCTCAAAGTGTTGGCAGGAATAAGAGTAAATAATTCTGCCGAAACCATAGTTAAGTAAGGAAGACACTTCCTTTTCCGGTGGTTGTTATTTATTTGAGCATTTGCAAACAAGTTAGATGAAATTTAAcagtcataaatattaatttaaacaaaagtttattATGTAAACAGCTGCATAACATATTATAACTACTGAGAACGACCAAATTCTAAGCATATATTGTGAAGTGCACAGCATACATTTATAATATGAGCGCATTTAGTAGGATTGTAGTGAAGTTGTCTCGCGCCAAGGATGCATCTAAACCGATTTTTTAGTAAACCGATTGTCCGCTCGACGATAGCACGACCCAAGGCATGCCTGCGATTAAAATCGCTCTCCAAACTCCCTTCCTCCGCTGCTCTGAATGGCGTTACTAACCAAGGTTCCGATGGATAACCagcatcacctgaaaatattttatcacacAGTACATACAAGTATACTAAAATATTGTAGTTGAACATTACCTAGAATCTTAGTATTAACTTCACCATTTTGTTGAAGCTGCTCAAAGTGAGTTCTTGCAGGGCTTACACGCCATATATGAGAGTCATGATTAGATCCCTGGAAGGTAGGATCAACGAAACGAATCCTTTGCTGATCGTCACAAACCTATGTTGATAAAAAAGAGTATTTGTTCATTGATTTGTTAATTCAAATACTAATAATACTTACAATCAGAACGTTGAGACTATAAAATCCCTTccgattaaaaaacaaatttcgattcaGCTTAGGTGGAATAATTTTTACGTGGGTTCCATCCAAACACACAATAACACCCGgaattgatgttttctgatAGAAGTGTAGTTTAGCACGCCGCTGTTCGTCTTCCGTCATATTTAGGGAAATCCATTTCTTACACAGTGTCCGCTCCAGAATGTTAAGCATTTCAGTCAGCACCTTGGAAAATGTGGGCTGTGCTATGGCAATGTGATAATCTTGCCCTGCTCCATGTTGATAATTTCCTTCAGCAAAGAATCGCAAACATGCTGCGAGTTTCACCTCCGTGGATAGACCACCTTTCCTTGTGGTAAGGCAGTTCTCAATTTCCTCTAAAACGTACCGAAAAGCTTCCTTACTTAGACGAAAACTTTTGATGAATCTGAATAAGGGCAAAATTAATCAATAAGAGAAACAAACATGGGATTTTTGAGACGGATACTTACGCTTCATCAGAAAGTTTTATGAAGTCGGTTGATTTTCGGTGGTTTCGCCGATGGTAGCAAGGCATTCCAATTTCTTCTTGCTCCGCCAAAATCGGTAACAAAACGGAATCCATTGaacgagaaaattttctcacaaatttctcttaggatcaaaaattaactgaaattcAACTCGCACTCGCCGCTATTTAATACGGTGTTTCTTTTTGTTTATCGGTTTTTGACAGATCGATGCATATTCGAAATTTTCTAACACTTTCGTTCGAAACGAGCAAAACGATTGGAATAGGGAATGGTAAAT
Protein-coding sequences here:
- the LOC129761098 gene encoding uncharacterized protein LOC129761098, producing the protein MPPTSSSTAKKAPSLKQLVIKLKEIQATFNDIWIFVETFKEETSASQVNVRLQKLDDLWERFGGTLVDVKSHDDFVEEGDSYQKERQEFSERYYFAKSFLMDKAKDRQEPGFIDQSVRGHDASMLGTLDHVRLPQIKLQMFNGNIEEWYSFRDLFTSLIHLKADLPEVEKFHYLKGCLQGEAKALIDALQITKANYQIAWDMLLKRYNNSKQLKKLQVKSLFKLPTLTKESTSDLQGLLEGFQRIVHTLDQVVQPGDYKDLLLVNILTSRLDSTTRRGWEEYSSTKEQGTLQDLTDFLQRRVRILESLPSKPVDKFVHQIPPAAKQKPSVQRTSYKAVQTFGGCVACEGHHPLYQCSTFQRMSVAERDTLLRKRSLCRSCFRHGHQAKECQSKYSCRHCKGRHHSLVCFKTQREGNPKSISTSTPCASTSGGNEPSTSQMANVAATDSSISNTVQRCASQVLLATAIVIVEDDEGVRFPARALLDSGSENNFITEKLSQRLRVHRDRVDISVLGIGSLASNAKQRIRAKIRSRLSDFSRGMSFLVLPKVTVNIPTATVDTTGWKIPQGIELADPSFLISQPVDIILGIEFFFDFFQGGRKIALGDHLPALNDSVFGWVVCGGATAIGQPLHINCNASTSNNLESLMKQFWSCEEVGSTSNYSPEEARCEEIFTDTVQRDTNGRYTVCLPKHEGIVDQLGDSMEIALRRLQATERRLARDVELKDQYTSFLTEYCRLGHMEKVTDNGEIKRCYLPHHPVVKESSSTTKVRVVFDASCKTSTNISLNDALMTGPTIQEELRSIVLRCRTKQIMVVADVEKMFRQINMHPKDRPLQSILWRASPAEDVATYELNTVTYGTRPAPFLATRTLKQLAMHEQDHFPEAAKVIIEDAYMDDIITGGNNPTEVCNLRMQLESLMKSGGFSLRKWASNCPEILRGIAEENLAIQNCINLDTKPSVKALGLTWLPDEDVFHFDYKFSTTDNEILTKRRILSIIATLFDPLGIIGATITTAKILMQSLWILRDENEKLLEWDQPVPKTVGEQWRNFYEQLPLLREIKMKRCIIIPGAVSVEVHCFSDASEKAYGGCIYVKSQNLEENTQVHLLTSKSKVAPLKTQTIPRLELCGALLIAQLYEKVQKAIRVEARSTFWTDSTCALNWILSAPNNWTTFVANRVAKVQGITDGCFWRYVPGTHNPADLISRGISPSDIVSNKFWWHGPSWLAEGPEKWPESTTNINRKDGSTERRRTAAVVAASTKEDFIGWYLSKFSSYTTLIRHTAIWKRLMKILQNSPKKETYPFITTTELRDAENQLILLVQRETLVSILYFNRFEIFRTTW
- the LOC129761100 gene encoding uncharacterized protein LOC129761100, which codes for MEKNKNKTTTKNQFERIVLLLEQEPDIAKGFSRGNSGPFWDDLAAEVNSLGPPIRDGSGWKKVWADYKSGLKRKLAHNKREQRATGGGPNKIINLSELEEQAVLLTGLLATVEGIPGTSSHGTQLGSPSGEPQAADQENFIYYGTSDECDGINNTIHFQPSQPKKSRPSTTRLLELQVEQQNKFHTNVKSLLKNTNKNLSDLVHYQRQSARAILSVDATLKEHLSEQKRHNHEMEKIALEKSIATNP